The nucleotide sequence TGGACAGAGAAATAGGCATTCTTACCATATTTTTCCAATGTCAAACCAGAGTGTCTTGTTTGCAATGCTGTTCCAATTCCGTGTTTGAGTATGGGTATTATAACTCATACTGTGGTAAACTATATAAGCCTAATATACTGTGTGCAGTCAGAGACAAAATAAAAAACCTAGCAATGTCACACTCCAGTGGTGGACAAAGGAATAACATGATATTCAAACAGGCCAACTCCAACTTTATCTCATCTCTATCTACTTTCCTCCTCATCTGTAGTGTGTTGACATCATCCCCGAGTCCAAGGCAGTGCTGGAGCTTGTGGACCAGCGACTCAAGTCTAAGGAGAAAACAGACTTTCCTGTTATTGTCATAGAGGGATTGGATGCTACAGGTTAACACCATCACTACTTCACTATTGTCCTTGCCAATTCAATGTAGCCGATTGTATACGGCCAGGAGTTTTCCTTTCTGATCAcgtcacatggtcaggaaaaactcaggTCATACAAAACTGAATGCTCTTTCAGTCAGTTACAATGCCTCTCTTTTTTTTCCTTCTCTAATTTCTCTCCATCCACTACTGCTCAGGTAAAACCACTCTGACTGAGTCCCTGACGGAGGCACTGGGGGCCACTCTCCTGAAGTCCCCTCCGCAGTGTCTGTCCCCATGGAGGGCCCGCTTCGACACTGAGCCCCCCCTCATCCGCAGGGCCTTCTACGCCCTTGGGAATTACCTGACAGCAGGACAGATAGGCCAGGAGGCCAGACAAACACCTGTCATTGTAGACAGGTAAGGGCAGGATGAAATAGCTTTGGTATTGTAGCAAGTTTGATGAGTTGGGATATGTCATCCCTTCTGAATGCATGGCTGTGTCTGAAATCTGTTTTGCCTACTCCTTACTAAAACTACATACCGTGTACTAACCATCAGTGGctgtcggtgccgtttaagatgagggaggacaatctttttttttttggagCATGaacttatttctattacagcatattggatgaatgtcattcatattccgttcacccagttcaatgtaacatcgatatgTTTAGGCCGCTACATGATACTCAACTTTTCCCTATACCAATCATGAGGGGGCTGCAACCTAGCCTACGAATGAAAGTTCATCAttgttatttttcatttttatgAGCGTTTACAGTATGCttacaccagagatctgtatatactGATGAGATGCAcgtctctgccctaacaatgggagtcgtcccAAAGacgggaaggcaggcgacaagcttaggtcgaAAATAAATATCCCATACTATAAAACTTTCTATTTTCACATACCCAATCAGCCTACTGTTTAGAAAGCAAGTACGGGTATTCGGACACGGCCATTGTATGGTGCAAATCGTATGTGTAACTCAAACACATTGCCTTAGTAGGCTATGCCACTTTAATGTCATAAAAGTGGAAAAGCACAGCAAAGGTTCCAATTTTCAACATGTGAATGAACCACCAAACAACTCCAGTATACCAGACATAGTCTCTGGTCTTTGAGGCTCACAACAACCCACTATCTCCCTATACTCTCCATTCCTCCCAGGTACTGGCACAGCACGGCAGCCTACGCCATTGCCACGGCGGTGGGTGGTAAGCTGGGCAACCTGCCCCAGGCTGGCAGTGAGGTGTATGGCTGGCCGGGGGACCTCCTGAGGCCCAGCCTGGTGCTGATGCTCAGCCTCAGCTcacaggagaggatgaggagactacaggtcagaggtcaggacaagaccatggaggaggaggagctggaggcCAATCACCTGTTCAGACAGAAGTAAGATTTCTAGTGCAGAGCCTGTGGTCTAGTGggaacacacctgtctccagCGCACATGTCGACCGCAGAGGCCGGGGTTTGATCTCTGTGTCCAACCTTCCTACAgtgtctccccttcatctatttGACCAAAAAAGTAAGATGACTGAAATTCAGACGAAATTATACTGCAAGTTTACCACTGTATTAGAATGTGATACAGCTCACACTACGGAAGTgtgtagatatacagtagtaCATATTACATGTTCTACTCCAATATATTGACAGCACCTACTGTTTCGGTGTATGTATAACGACGTGGGGAACGCACACACTTTACAGCGGTTTATTAACATACCTTACACACTGCTGAATTGAAGTGGTCAGATGAGCATCACTAACTGTGatctgcacgcacgcacgcacacacacacacagtcttgtttaACCAACCTTGGGGGCACATACAATTGATTCCCATTGAAAATCCTACTTTCCTGAACCTAACTTCTAATTCTAACCATAAACCCCCTAGAATTaacctttttccttgtggggactgacaaaatgtccccagttggtcaaatgttggtttgtttactattctggtCCCCATAAGTTTAGTTAAACATGTCCGcaccctatacacacacacacacacacacacacacacacacacacacacactactgtacttaATTGAGTGAGGACATCAGGTCCTACTCCGTCTTAGTCTGACCCATCAAACACTTAACAATCAATTACCATCCCGAGGGGAACCATCTGATGAGGAAAGAACAAGTGATTAGTTGCTGAGTTGGTCTGCTCCATTACGCACTGCTAGTAGTAGTCAGACTGGTCGATGGCAACTTTCGTTCATTCTACCCGCCGACATCCtgggctttgtcccaaatggcaccctattccctacatagtcacTACAAAAGTAGTGcgccatatagggaatagggtgccatttgggatgaatgCTTTTCACATGGGCTCACCAGATATTCAACCAGCAGTCATTATCCTCAAGGAAGACGGCTGTTGATCACTGTTGACAGTCTGGACTCTGGCTCTCAGTCCATCACCTGTCCAAACCTCTGGCATGATGATTGTGTGCtgtcagttgttgttttttaatcTTCTAGACCATTGTTCTTACTATTGCTCAGTGTCCACTATGGCCATATGTTTTGGTACTTATTGTGTGAAATATATTACGGTATATGGATGGACCAGGCAAAGGCATagcaatttgcagtctacaattGACATACAACTATCAAAAACCATTGTGATCATTATTTTATTGCTTTACTCATCCTTATGGCCCTTAGCTTTTTCCTGGCTAGTTCATGTGATCAGGAAAAGCAATTCATTTGGTATACCATCTCAAAAGTACTGCTGACCCAGATTTGAAGTGctttgttaatttgtggaacatAATTACTTATTCTCTTTGTCTGCAGAGTGGAGGAGGCTTACCAGCGGATTGAGGGCCCGGCCTGCGTCACTGTGGATGCCAGTCCTTCTCCAGACCAAGTGCTCCAACAAGTGCTACTTTTAATTAGGGAAAAATGCCACTTGTAaacagctcctctcctcctctcccagtctTGCCCCAGATGGCTGATATTCCGTTGTGGTCCACTAGGTGGTAGTAGAGTGCCATTGATTTGACAGAGGCAGGGCTAGTGAGAAGAGGGCAGGGTGTAGTAGGGGGTCTGGACTGTGGATAAGCCTTATATGGCAAAGGGCCAGTACTAcacactcgcacgcacgcacgcacacacacacacacacacacacacacacacacacacacacacacacacacacacacacacacacacacacacacacacacacacacacacacacacacacacacacacacacacagagatcgaGCCAAGACCCCGACCAGTGCATGTCACAACATGTCCTATTCTGTATGACTGCCATCAGTGAGATGAGGAGAAACGTTATTATGAATGCCATTGTGTTCTGTCAGTGGTGATACTTAGGGATATGCAGCCAGACAGCCCGCGGTGACAACCATTTTTATTAGGCCTGAGATTCAGGAAATGAAAGGGAGGGTTTGTATATTCATCAGTCACTTCTATTTCATTGAAACGTATGGGCCAGCAGCTAACTCTACATTTTCCTTTTGAAGTCGCTATATGGACCGAGGGATTGAAACGCACGCACAGAGCAATATGATACATTTCACATTACAATAACACTGCTCATTTGTTTGAGTACTATTTCAAATTAAAGGAAACATGTTGCATATACCAGACGTCTGGCTCTGAGCTGTTCTTGTCCGAGTGTCTTATATAAGGAGTATTATACAGTGCAATGTCAGGAGTGTTTTCTTTATGCACAGGTACTCTGATGCTTTGATGCAGGTAGTTGTCAACTACAGTGTAAGTGAGTGAGCTGTGTGCATTTGAAAAGCACACCTCACCTCTGTGACAGATGCCATGTATTGTGCCACTGGAAAATAACTGCGTATGAGGCAGTGAAAGCAGCGCACATTATGTGCTTATGAAAATGCAAACTGTGCactcatgcacatacacacatgtacacacacacacacacacacataaatgtaCACAAAAACAAATGCACACAaacactccctctttctctccctcttcgcTCTCTGTATCGCTCCCTCCCCTTTATCACcaatgcacacacacccacacttaaACATATACAGTAACTAATTTATATTGTAGGAAGCTGTATTTGGCCAGTGATGGGACGATTAATTAGAGGTTTTAGTTAATATGATCTTGACAAGACTGTGGGCCGGAGAAGACAGAGTGACCCATCTCTTTTACAGTGATGCACCAGCAGAGGCAACCTCTTCATCCAATTACTGCGTTCAGTGTTTTCAATGGCCGGAGAGATGCTATCATTTTGAATACTAACATCCAGAATTATTTTGTAACGTATATTCCTGGGAATTATATAATGTTTGTTGAAATTATTCAGGTAAGCCAAGTCTGTGCAGTATAGTCAAAACAATTGGTATTACAAGGAGTGAAAATTGCATTGCTTTGGGTTAAAACCTGTGGTACTGAAATGTATCAGTCCGGGGCAGTTTCCAATTGTTTACTGTAAGTCTGACTAAAAATTTATTGAATTTAAACAGTTACTCAGAGAAAAAGCTCTGCTCATGTTTATAGATATTTCTTTCAAATCTAAAATGTAAAACTGAGTAACACAGCTTCTGTCTCAAGAGTACACTAACGTTCTGTGGTGGGAAAGCAGAATGACTGGTGCCAGTAATGCCACAGGCCAATCTACTTTGGCATCATGTGTCATAGGCTCAAGGCAGAACTGTATAGTTATGTGGTAGTAGCATGATGTCTAACATATTTCTTAGATGTTGTTAATTTCTTGTCATTCTTGGCGGCAGAACATTCAAGAGTGATGTTACTGAATGTTCTACCCCAAGGCGTAATGAAGTCCTAAGCAATGTACGTTACATCCAAACAAGATGACACTACCACACAAAGATCCAACTTTTGTTTTCGAAAAAAGTTATTAACTCAATTCAAGGGAACATTTCAGTACATAAACGTACACTTTCAGAAATATAGGTTTAGTTTTGTTCCACAAGGGGTACAACCGCTTGTCATTAGCGTGGTACACTGTAAGGTCCTTCTTTTTACTTTTAGTTATAGGTACATAATTGTACCCCAGTTATAGGTACATAATTGTATCCCAGTTCATAGCTCAGATAGTACCTTTCTccacaggtacaaaagcatcATTTTTGCTTTTATATAGTACCACCACAGTAACAAAGCCATTTGTTCCTTGTAAGTGGCAAACATGTACCATGGACCACTTAAACTGGTACAACACTGCTTACCCCTCCCATTTCCAGGAATTTCCCTAACTGCTTAGGGTTGCTAAACAACCCtaacaaccctaaccctaaccagttctctgctgccaatgactggaacgaattgcaaaaatcactgaagttggagacttatatctccctgaCTTCAAgcatcagagcagcttaccgatcgctgcagctgtacacagcccatctgtaaatagcccatccaaccaactacctacctcatccccatatttgtttttgtttttctgctcttttgcacaccagtatttctacttgcacatcctcatctgcacatatatcactccagtgttaattgctaatttgtaattacttcgccactatggcctatttattgccttacctccttacttcatttgcacacactgtttacagatttttctattgtgttattgactgtacgtttgtttatcccatgtgtaactctgtgttcttgtttttgtcgcactgctttgctttatcttggccaggtcgcagttgtaaatgagaacttgttctcaactggcctacctggttaaataaaggtgaaatatatatattttcttaaacCCCTaactgcaagtcacattatgctcgCTTGCTAAGTGatttgtaattcctattggaatacAGCCAGAGTTAGCATACTCAACAGTTGGAATTTCTTTTCATCCGCAACCTGTATTCATAATGACTGTCAGGGTTAGAAACATTGTGTGGAGACTACCTAAGCCttataaactggaacaaccatttccaTAAAGGGTACAAAAAATCTAACTAACCAATTGGATTTGTTTAGGAAAaggtatgttatttatctttgtgtagtataagattaatcaatcaatcaacgtAGGtctacatgcaaaaacacatatATTAAAAACAGCTCTACTAAAAATCTACCTGTTAGAGGATACTGGGTaatatgatgatgataataattaTGGTACAAATTTGCCTTTTTAGGGTACCACCCCAGTGATAAAGCCATTCGTTTTAGCTGACAAAATACATTTGTACCCTGGGAAACAGAAATCTACCTTCACATTGTACCCCTTTtttgagagtgagagtgtgatgATTGTACCTacagacgtggatgtcgattaaggcagcccccccccccccccccccacctctctgattcagaggggatggggtaaatgcggaagacacattttagttgaatgcattcagttggacaactgactaggtatccaccttccctttcctttcccttaCAGTATATATTCAAAATATGGAGTACAAAAATGTAGGATTATTCTCTTTATCCACACATGTACCCTAAAAGATAGTTTATTACGTGTACCTCTGAATGTACTTTGTGTATTGTGATTATTTTGTACCTCAGGGGACACCGTACCCTTACTTCCAAGAGTGTAGCACACTGAAGGTTCAAGAAAAAAGTCACCCCCAGTGCCCTTCTGGATAAAGGAATGAGTGGTCTGTCTGAGAAGAACAGGTATAGTCCAGCATGGGGACCCTTTCCACTACACTACTCCCTTCAATATTtcatcaacacaacagagaccCAGCCGTAGAAAAACCTCCATCAAATAATGAAAGATCCAGGCGGGACGCAGCAGCAAAGCAACCCTGGTCCCATTCTAAGTAATAGATCAAATGAAAGCTGTCCCTCAGAACATGAATAATGAGCGTGGTGTGGAGAGGAGCGATGGGGACCGTGATGTGAGGGGAGTGGGAGGGCATGGGGGTGGGGATGGTagtaggggagggagaggggggagtctGGTGCCCTGGCATGGATCCTTCCACTGGGCTTGGCTGCCAGatatagcagtatggagactgACTCGTTTGGTGGTGGTGGGGCCGAGTTGGCCCGTGCAGACAGACAGGgatgggttctgtctgtctgggtaagGGGAGGCTGGGACAAGGGGGAGATTCCTTGGGCCCCATCATGGCCCTTCAGTGGCTGCACAATCCTTCAGCCCTCCTCAGAATCCTCCAGCTGGCAGGTAGGCCCTGCCCCCACCCTTCCTCCTCCGCACTGCCCCCTAGACACAGTGGGAGGGTGGCAGCAGCCGCCACTGGCCCAGCACCATCATCATCTCGGTGGAGGATTAGTGGGGGAGAAACTTCATTTTTCGATCTGGAGAAGACAACAGTGAGGAACGGGTTTAATTTGATCAAGGGACAGTGTTTTGACATTGATGTATATAGGAGATAGAAGGATTAAAATAAGTGTGTCTTGATATTGTACTGTAAATGACAGAATTATCTTGGTTTTCTAGATTCTGGTCATACTTTACATTCATAGACTCTTTATGACATTGTACTAACACTGTAGATAGTCAATATTTAGGGTAATATTCAGTGAACTgtccttttcaaatcaaattgtatttgtcacatgcgccgaatacaacaggaccttacagtgaaatgcttacttacaagcccttaaccaacaatacagttttaagaaaaataagtgttaagaaagtatttactaaaataaacagaagtaaaataataaaaaaataaaataggaaagaagaaaatagaaaaataacaaataattaaagagcaacaatataataacagtagcgaggttactgtatatacagggagtaccggtacagagtcaatgtgggggtgTACAGGCTAGTTAAGATAactgaagtaatatgtacatgtaggtagaggtaaagtgactatgcatagataataaacagagagtagcaacagcgtaaAAATGtgtgcgtggggggggggggtaaccatttgattagctgttcaggagtcttatggcttgggagtagaagctgttaacttcttgacgctaggggtcagattattataatttttttaaataacgttccaaagggtaaacggactatttctcaggtccagatcgtagaatatgcatataataagattatgatagaaaacactccaaagcttccaaaactgtcaaaatattgtctgtgagtataacaaaactgattttgcaggcgaaaacctgaggatttttttttttttaaatctgtgtttcattgcccgtctttcttccatttaaaggggtatcaaccagattccttttccaatggcttcctcgggctgtgaccaggctttagacatagtttcaggcttttattttgaaaaaatgagcgagatttttcaaaactagtcaggtgtcctttgattagttcctgcgcgcgaggggtagctctccattttctttctctctttgattgaataggttacggtccggttgaaatattatcgattatgtatgttaaaaacaacctgaggattaattataaaaaacatttgacatgtttctacgaacattacggatactttttggaattttcgtcgaacggaacgaggctgtggttttctgaacataacgcgcaacccaaaaaGTAATAGAAGTAATAAAAAtgaaagtaatatttatcgaacaaaaataacatttattgtgtaactgggagtctcgtgagtgcaaacatccgaagattatcaaaggtaagcgattaatttaattgcttttctgactttcgtgaccatgctaatttggggctagctgttctagcaatgaaatctgacacgataggtggattaacaacaagctaagctgtgttttggtatatttcacttgtgattgcatgattataaatatttttagtaatatttggcgccctgcaattcagcggttgtttaggaaaattatcccgataaagggatccgtagcgccaaGAAGTTAAGAagacttttggacctagacttggcgctccgttacTGCTTGCCTTGcggtggcagagagaacagtctatgactagtgtggttggagtctttggcaatttttggggccttcctctgacactgcctggtatagagttcctggatggcaggaagcttggcctcagtgatgtactgggccgtacgcactaccctctgtagtgccttgaggttggaggctgagcagttgccatacaatgcagtgatgcaaccagtcaggacgttctcgatggtgcagctgtagaatgttttgaggatctgaggacccatgccaaatctttacaGTCTCCTAcggggaaaaggcattgtcgtgccctcttcacgattgtcttggtgtgtttggaccatgatagttcattggtgatgtggacaccaaggaacctgaagctctcaacctgctccactacagccctgtcgatgagaatgggagctTGCTCGGTCGTCCTTTTCccatagtccacaatcatctcctttgtgggatttcttataagcgtctgggttagagacccgctccttgaaagcggcagctctaccctttagctcagtgaggatgttaactgtaatccatggcttctattTGGGGTAAGTACGTACGATCGcagtggggacgacgtcatcgatgaacatattgatgaagccagtgactgaggcagctgttctatcttgccgatgcaccgaaaacccagccagctgtattttatccatgtcgttgttcagctcaacttggtgaaacataagatattacagtttttaatgtcccctTGGTAGGACtgtcttgatcggagctcatccattttaTTATTCAATGACTGCACGTTGGCTagtaggactgatggtagaggcggaTTACGCACTCGCCAGATCCTTACATGGCACCCCGACGTATGTCCCCGATATCTCTGTcacttcttcatgcgaatgacggggatttgggccttgtcagGTGTTTGAAGTAAATCCTTCTCGTCCGACTCATTATAGATGTAGcgattgtcgtctggagaaggagaggtggaccaaggtgcagcgtggtaagtggtcatattttttaataaaatacgaaaacacttgacaaacaacaaaaacgacaaacgaacagtcctgaaaggtgaaacaaaacactaaacaggaaacaaccacccacaaacaaaagtgggaaaacaggctacctaaatatggctcccaatcagagacaacgatagacagctgcctctgattgggaaccacaccaggccaaacacacagaaacagaaaacctagacctacaacatagaatacccagacatagaatacccacccacatcacaccctgaccaaactaaaaatagaaacatacaaagcaatctacggtcagggcgtgacaatagaaaaaatctttgtccagtatgaggtgagtaatccctgtcctgatatccagaagctgttttcggtcataagagacagtggcagaaacattctgtacaaaataagttacaaataatgtgaaaaacacacacacacaatagcacaattgtttaggagcccgtaaaacggcagccatctcctccggcgtcATCTCAGTTTTAGGGGAAAATTCTTACAATACGGACTCTTTAGGACATTGTACTAACACTGTAGATAGTCCTTTTAGGGGAATATTCAGTGAACTGTCCTTTTTTAGGGGAATATTCAGTGAACTGTCTTTTTTTAGGGGAATATTCAGTGGACTTTACAATACAGACTCTTTATGACACTGTAGATAGTTTTTAGGGACATCTTCTGTGAACTTCTTTTCATTCATCAACATTTGAATATCTTTCAATTTAAAAAGAAAACTTGATATTTCTGAATGCATAATTCATCACTTTACTTAAAGCTCTGTGTACATATCATTTCTCAGGTAGAGGGTTGGTGAATATGATAAATACCAATCTCATTTCCAGACGTAGTCTAGTCTAGATATTTTGGGGGGATGGATGATGCGGGGTGATGGAATGAAACCTCTCCGGTTGGCTTCCCTGGCGGCTGTCAGAGAGGCTACACCAGGCATTGTTAAATATTTAAACACGCTGTGAGATCTCATTAAAAGCTGCACAACGGCCCACTTTAAGCCCTACACACACAGCGttccgtcacacacacacatatacatgcaTCCTAGtgcctagttagataaaggttcaataaaaatatataaaataaatatagacATGCACACACggctcacatgcacacacacattcacacacacgcgcgtgcgcgcacacgcacacacggctcacacgcacatacacacacacacacaaacgcttgCACACAGATAGACACGAAGACATAAACACACAGCCATagacacacacccgcacacacacacacacacacacacaccacacacacacacacacacacacacacacacacacacacacacacacacacacacacacggctcacatgcacatacacacacacacaaacgcttgCACACGGATAGACATCGaagacatatacacacaaacacacagacatagacacacacccgcacacacacacacacaaacacacacatgcacacacacacactgaaacccAGTTATAACTCAGTGGAGTGTGACAAAACACTTATTGCCTATTGCAGTCTCTTGCTCATGATAAATCCTCATTTCCTGTCAAATAAGGCAGTCTTCAACTGTTCGTCATCATATCTGCGAGATGATTGAGCTTCAGCGGAGCTCTGACAGTGGCAGACAATAAGAAAAACACAAGCCCAAAACATGACAGGCCGACTAGACTAATATTTCCATAACACCGACACAAAAACAAGACGGTAGAACAAACTTTGGCTCTCTGGAGTCTTCTCcgtcttctctcactctctctctacaaaATCTGGGCAATTAATTCTGTGTATTGTTAGGAACTCCCTATTTTTATTCCGGGCTGCCCTCTCAAATAAATTGATTTCCTGTGGTGAGCTTAGAATGTTCCTTGTGTGCTGTGgactttttttttctcctttccaCACATGCATACCATCCTGCCTGTCCCTGAGGGATAAATCAAAGACAACGCTGCTGACTTCTCTCCTccgcagctgtgtgtgtgtctcgatTTATACTTGGAGATGGTTTATTTTTGTTTCAGTGCCATTAATGCTCAGGCAACTTCATCAGTGTCACCCGTCACCAGGAAGCAGAGGAGCTCGCTACTTGTTTGGATAGTGTTCATCCTTTTCATTCTCTTCGTGCTctatttcttttctctctctctctctctctctctctccacgctgttttgagttttgtgctCCCTGTCACAGAACTGATGGTGAGGTCAAAACAAACTAAGCTCTCAGATTGCGAAAATATTTAAACATCCATTGCTACACATAAATAAAAGTTGAGCAACTTCATCCCAGATTCGTGTAAAAGTGTCAGGGGAGAGACTCGTCTTTGATGAACACTACCGAAGAGAGACGCTGATACTACCACAGTGGTTGGGGGGCTAGACTCTGATttcaggaagagaggagaagaaattAGAATGCACAGTGTGACAAAGCTCCAGAGAATACTGCAGCATATGAATCATTGGCTAGAGCTAATGTTTGCTCGACTTCACGAAGACCACACAGCAAAACTTCCCTACATAATCAAACTCATCTTAATTATTACACTATTACTCCCATATGGTGAGGCAGCATGTTTACTGGCTGCCGAGGTGCTGAGCGGCATGTCAATGTTTCATGAGTACAATTTCTCATTCCAAATGACCTGGGATTGTGCGTATAGATCACATTtccatctcgctctctcgccGCCTTTGTTGTAGAATGTGGaaactgcgagagagagagagaga is from Salvelinus namaycush isolate Seneca chromosome 28, SaNama_1.0, whole genome shotgun sequence and encodes:
- the cmpk2 gene encoding UMP-CMP kinase 2, mitochondrial — encoded protein: MARRMMSRLGQWSSYVFAVDFDMNSDPIYFALASKHSERPQVFRNVLADEICYSLHVQSDDKIERAKFYGGLKNKLSKELPPECTILEMSTFQPNVKDSVIKGYFLKDASKSSATERVLGELLRNDPVYVCSYLCEGEDRQWSQHLWSNTEDGWGEVLEKYCVVPAEKPEHHPSTLNIINYDVFYSFEDAYKVLQQCVDIIPESKAVLELVDQRLKSKEKTDFPVIVIEGLDATGKTTLTESLTEALGATLLKSPPQCLSPWRARFDTEPPLIRRAFYALGNYLTAGQIGQEARQTPVIVDRYWHSTAAYAIATAVGGKLGNLPQAGSEVYGWPGDLLRPSLVLMLSLSSQERMRRLQVRGQDKTMEEEELEANHLFRQKVEEAYQRIEGPACVTVDASPSPDQVLQQVLLLIREKCHL